One Herbaspirillum rubrisubalbicans genomic window carries:
- the hscA gene encoding Fe-S protein assembly chaperone HscA, with protein sequence MALLQISEPGMSTAPHQRRLAVGIDLGTTNSLVATVRNSIPEVLADDDGRVLLPSIVRYLPNGHANIGYKAQAAQTIDPRNTIVSVKRFMGRGLKDIAHAENMPYDFQDQPGMVQIKTVAGVKSPVEVSAQILATLRQTAEDALGDDLVGAVITVPAYFDDAQRQATKDAAQLAGLNVLRLLNEPTAAAIAYGLDNASEGIFAVYDLGGGTFDISILKLTRGVFEVLATGGDSALGGDDFDHRLFCWISQQAQLQPLSDEDTRLLMVKAREVKELLSTKDEVQIDAALKSGEQVHLSITAAQFNEITQHLVAKTMTPVRKALRDAGLTVEDVDGVVLVGGATRMPHIRRAVGEFFKTNPLSNIDPDKVVALGAAVQANLLAGNRAPGDDWLLLDVIPLSLGIETMGGLAEKVIPRNSTIPCARAQEFTTFKDGQTAMAIHVVQGERELVADCRSLARFELRGIPPMAAGAARIRVTYQVDADGLLAVSAREMTSGVEASITVKPSYGLGDDEIARMLQESFSSADEDMQRRALREEQVEAERIVLATRSALQADAALLSEDERVAIEAQIEAVTAAAQGSDHLAIKAAVDALAHGTEEFAARRMDRSVHAALAGKKLDEVA encoded by the coding sequence ATGGCTTTACTGCAGATTTCCGAACCGGGCATGTCCACCGCGCCGCACCAGCGCCGTCTGGCCGTTGGCATCGACCTGGGCACCACCAATTCGCTGGTGGCCACCGTGCGCAACAGCATCCCTGAAGTGTTGGCCGATGACGATGGCCGCGTACTGCTGCCTTCCATCGTGCGCTACCTGCCCAATGGCCATGCCAATATCGGCTACAAGGCCCAGGCCGCGCAGACCATCGACCCGCGCAATACCATCGTCTCGGTCAAGCGCTTCATGGGCCGTGGCCTCAAGGACATCGCCCACGCCGAGAACATGCCCTATGACTTCCAGGACCAGCCTGGCATGGTGCAGATAAAGACCGTGGCGGGCGTCAAGAGCCCGGTGGAAGTCTCGGCCCAGATCCTGGCCACGCTGCGCCAGACCGCCGAAGACGCCTTGGGCGACGACCTGGTGGGTGCCGTCATCACGGTGCCGGCCTACTTCGACGATGCCCAGCGCCAAGCCACCAAGGATGCCGCGCAACTGGCTGGACTGAACGTGCTGCGCCTGTTGAACGAACCGACCGCCGCAGCCATCGCCTATGGTCTGGACAATGCCTCCGAAGGCATCTTCGCCGTCTACGACCTGGGCGGCGGCACCTTCGATATCTCCATCCTCAAGCTCACGCGCGGCGTCTTCGAGGTGCTCGCCACCGGTGGCGATTCGGCCCTGGGCGGGGATGACTTCGATCATCGTCTGTTCTGCTGGATCAGCCAGCAAGCCCAATTGCAGCCCCTGTCGGACGAAGACACGCGGCTCTTGATGGTCAAGGCGCGCGAGGTCAAGGAACTGCTCTCCACCAAGGACGAAGTGCAGATCGATGCGGCGCTCAAGTCCGGCGAGCAAGTCCACCTGTCCATCACCGCGGCGCAATTCAACGAGATCACCCAGCACCTGGTAGCCAAGACCATGACCCCGGTGCGCAAGGCCCTGCGCGACGCCGGCTTGACGGTGGAAGACGTGGATGGCGTGGTGCTGGTCGGCGGCGCCACCCGGATGCCGCACATCCGCCGCGCCGTGGGCGAGTTCTTCAAGACCAACCCGCTGTCCAACATCGACCCCGACAAGGTGGTGGCCCTGGGTGCCGCGGTGCAGGCCAATCTCTTGGCCGGCAACCGTGCCCCCGGCGACGACTGGCTGCTGCTGGACGTGATCCCGCTGTCGCTGGGCATCGAAACCATGGGCGGCCTGGCCGAGAAGGTCATCCCGCGCAATTCCACCATCCCTTGCGCCCGCGCCCAGGAATTTACCACCTTCAAGGATGGCCAGACTGCCATGGCGATCCACGTGGTGCAGGGCGAGCGCGAACTGGTGGCCGACTGCCGCTCGCTGGCGCGCTTTGAGCTGCGCGGCATCCCACCCATGGCAGCCGGTGCGGCACGCATCCGCGTGACCTACCAGGTCGATGCCGATGGCTTGCTGGCGGTATCGGCGCGCGAAATGACTTCCGGCGTGGAAGCCTCCATCACCGTGAAACCCTCGTATGGCCTGGGCGACGATGAGATCGCCCGCATGTTGCAAGAATCCTTCAGTTCCGCTGATGAAGATATGCAGCGTCGCGCCCTGCGCGAAGAGCAGGTCGAAGCCGAGCGCATCGTCCTGGCCACCCGTTCGGCGCTGCAGGCCGATGCTGCGCTGCTGTCAGAAGATGAGCGCGTGGCCATCGAAGCCCAGATCGAAGCCGTGACCGCCGCCGCGCAAGGCAGTGACCATCTCGCCATCAAGGCAGCGGTGGATGCCCTGGCGCACGGCACCGAGGAATTCGCCGCGCGCCGCATGGACCGTAGCGTCCACGCCGCGCTGGCCGGCAAGAAACTGGATGAAGTAGCTTAA
- the iscX gene encoding Fe-S cluster assembly protein IscX, with amino-acid sequence MKWTDTQQIAEELCDKFPEVDPKTIRFTDLHRWVMELDGFADDPNRSGERILEAIQAAWIAEAE; translated from the coding sequence ATGAAATGGACCGATACCCAGCAGATCGCCGAGGAGCTTTGCGACAAGTTTCCCGAGGTCGATCCCAAGACCATCCGCTTTACCGACCTGCATCGCTGGGTCATGGAGCTGGATGGGTTTGCGGATGATCCCAATCGCTCTGGCGAGCGCATCCTGGAAGCGATCCAGGCGGCGTGGATTGCCGAGGCGGAGTGA
- the fdx gene encoding ISC system 2Fe-2S type ferredoxin, which produces MPQIVILPHPVLCPEGSVIDAPAGKTLCDALLDSDIDIEHACEKSCACTTCHVVIREGFETLDDPTDKEEDLLDMAWGLEATSRLSCQVVLGEDDLTVEIPKYTINHASENH; this is translated from the coding sequence ATGCCCCAGATCGTCATCCTCCCTCATCCGGTCCTCTGCCCTGAAGGCTCGGTGATCGACGCCCCCGCCGGCAAGACCCTGTGCGATGCGCTGCTGGACAGCGACATCGACATCGAGCACGCCTGCGAGAAGTCCTGCGCCTGCACCACCTGCCACGTGGTGATTCGCGAAGGCTTCGAGACCCTTGATGATCCGACCGACAAGGAAGAAGACTTGCTGGACATGGCCTGGGGCCTGGAAGCGACGTCCCGCCTGTCTTGCCAGGTGGTGCTGGGCGAAGACGACCTGACCGTCGAAATTCCCAAGTACACCATCAACCACGCGTCCGAAAACCACTGA